Genomic DNA from Telopea speciosissima isolate NSW1024214 ecotype Mountain lineage chromosome 2, Tspe_v1, whole genome shotgun sequence:
TTAACGTTTTAACAATTAAGACCACCTATTATTGCTGCTTTAAGTCAATgacccaaaaccaaaggaaGAACCAGAAACATGTTAGATTACTGATTAAGTCAATGACCCAGCTTCTGAAttaacatgtttttttatttatttattttttacttttatgaATTGGACCAGAGTTGGTGTGGCTGCTACGTACAATTAATCAGAAGCACCATGGCACGTGAATCTCACTCTATCATGAACAATCGGGACCCCCTtcgagtagggatgtaaacggatcggattcggctagggtagtgctatatccgcatccgcatccgattagctttcagacagattcggatagtgctaaacggatacggacatggatacggatcgaatattttatctgtttacatataaatatagcttttcagatagctatagcctatccgtattcgtatccgtttagctttcggacggattcggatagtgctaaacgaatacagacacgaatacgaaaacggatttcggctattcatttacatccctacctccGAGGCCTTCATGGGCCATTCCCTTTGCCTTCTTCTGtgccttcttctcctcctcctttgcTTAGGTTTGCCCTGTTTATTATGCTCTTTAGCCTATTAATTTGTTAGTCTTTAGAGGTTTTTGATGGATTCGTCCTCCTTTTCATGTATGAATGAGTctaaaacatgatccaataagggtGCACCAGTTTCGATTTGGGTTCAGTCTAGTTTCGGTTTTTATCAGTTTCTCTTATCGGTTCGAGTTCAATTTAGAATGTAAATATATTCATAAAGGGCAAGAGTTCTCTttgggggagcatggcccctacGTGTGCACGGGGCCAGTGGGAGCGCATGCGACAACATCAACAGGACAGTCATtattgcctttcatgggggtagggCAATCATTTCGTCCCCATACGTCTGGGCGCAGGGGTACTCTCCCAAAAAGAACATTTCTCCATTCATTCGGTGTTGTCTAGTTTGGGTTCAGTATCGCaaaaccccaatccaaaacatgatccaataagctcATATTGGTTTCAGCTCAAGTTAGTTTCGATCGATTTGATTCGAAACACTAATCCACATTGAAGGAAGACCTCATTCCatcgtgggtgaaggaaaattgaCCCCACCGTTTAGTAACCCAAAAACCTTTGAGAGGCTACAACAAATACGGTAAAAGAGCATAAACAAATTAAACTtagataaaattttcaaaattgaaaccagTAACATTTGAGAGCTTGAAGGCAGAAGCCTAAATTAAATAGAAGGAATTCACCTGAATTAAGACAAAAGGCATGCATGGGTCATGCCTGGActtctagggtttgaattgaCATTCAAAATCCTTGATCAGCTTAGCCTATATAATCCAACTTGATATTTTCTTTGTCTCATTCATCTTTTATTCCAGATCATTTGTCATCACATATGGTTAATGTACATTTTGGGGAACAGATTTTGACTAATCTTGGATTGAATAACACTCTATGGttctaagaaaatacatcaagaatgaaatagaaaaagaattTGCAGACCCCATTATCTGCTCCCTTGCCTCCCCCTATTGTCTTTTTATACAGTCCTCCAGAGGTAATCTTGTAAATCTAAGATGGAAAAGGGAAACCACTACAATTCTGGGAACAGGTTTTGGCAAGATAATCAGGTCAGATTAAGGTCATCAAAtcgagatgaatataaaatacaaatgatattttttgtaattttagttaatttctttactcattttaagctaAAATTAAACCAATGAGATGTTTGATTGTCTCGTCCTCTGTCACAGAGACTAACTCATGTACTgtcatataataaataataataaaacattaTGCTTTACTAGACATAGTAAGAGGGAAGAAAACCCATCTTTTCAACTATCCAACACCCATGGTTTCACAAAATGCTAGATATATTTAGTCAACAATACTAAAATTTCGTAGGGGACCAGCAGCCAAGTAAAGGAATCCTTTCTAAATTCTAACTGTAACTTAACCGAGGCAAAGGAAATAGACCCCCTGAAATTCAATTACAAGGACTAGTGTAGTAATTCCCATTACCTCCCCAAAAGAATATGAAACCAGCCAGGCATAAAGGTCTGGGCAAAGTAACATAATTAGAAACAGTTGAAAGTGGAGCTTTCAGGGTTTTAGTATTTAACCCAataattaaaagtgaaaattacCCATTGTTTCTAATAATTAAAAGATCAAAATTAGAATTTAAAGTGGTAGACAATCCATCAAATCTCCTTTTAACTCAGTAAAATAATTAAGGTTGTTAAGGGTTAACATCACACCAAATCAGAGAAATAATCTATgactaaaaagaaagagaaaaccaTTAATTTTGAAATACAATTTGAGCACAATTAAGCTGTTTTTCTacaaatttttttctccttaaGAAGGCAACCCATAAAATTATTAcccccaagaaaagaaaaaacgaacACCCAAAAAGTTACAACAACAGAGACATCAAacacccctccctccctccttccCTGACAATTCCCTCCACCAACCCTTCTTTCATACATCCCAATCCCaacacaccaccaccaccccacatTACTctccccccaagaaaaaaaaaattaatcatttaataaaatacaaaaaaaaaatcaccaccCTCAACCCCAATCCCTAAACAGTGaagtaaaacaataaaattcacCACTTACAAACACCACCACCCCACCTccacccagaaaaaaaataataaaaatggtCCACGTGTCCTTTATCCTACACTTGAACTTTATAATCTTAGCAAGGGACCCACCTACACAAAAGGAAAACACATCACGTGGATGCCAGGTTAGCAGAATGCAGCATAGCCTCTCAAGGTTTTCTTGTCTCAACTCCTCCTTCCCACTTCCCACACTTTTAATTAATCAGTTGCCGCCCCTTGTCCACATGACCACCGTGTGTATCAGAAGGTGGCGCAGTTGTAtttgtagtagtagtagtagtagttggTGTGTTATTGCTCATCTTCTTTAGGTTCTGCTGGTGGTACACATGCCTTAATCTCtctatctccttcttcaatgcttcttGATGAGCtacatttttttggtaaatttgaTGAGCTACATTATTAATCCATTCATTCACAAACCCACCACCACCTTCAGAATTTAACCTTaaatcctcaaaaaaaaaaaaaaaaaaaaaaaaaaaccccataaaaACTGATACAAACTCTTACTTACCATCTTTGAAGATCTTATCTTGAGCTAGAGCTGCAATTCTTTGCTTGAGAGCACTGTTGTCCACGTTAAGCACCAACCTTTGATGATCGAGAAATGCAACTCTTGGTGACAATGCCGATACTTCCGTCTTCATTTTCATGtcaaatataaaagaagaatCAATAATTAAGTAATTTTGGAAGCATAAGAATTGGGTTAATACTTATTAATACACATAATTAAGACACTTATAGACATACTTGTAAGGATGTTACGCTGCGTTCGAGCTCGGAAATGTATTGTAACTTCCTCACTCGTGATCTCTGTGCAGATTGCCTATTGGCTAGTATCCTATTAATTTCCAAATCACAATAATGGGAAAATTAATTaaggttaaaaaataaaaaaataaaaaaaaaattgttcattcttaatttttttgtgtTACCAACCTCTTGACCCGTTTAGGATCAACAATGGGATCACCATTAGCAGaagtaggaggaggaggaggaggaggaggagggtcAGGTTTGCATGAGCTCTGGACCTCAGCGGAATCATTCTTTAAATGCTGATCGGATGGTGTATGTTTGTCATCGTTAATGCTGTTGTGATCTGACGGTGTGGAGGGATTAGAAGATGAAACCGTGGGAGGTACATTGGCTGAAATGTCGTCGGAGAACATAGACATGAGTTGTTCGTCATCTAATCTATCGAATTCATTGTTGGTGGGCCTTAATGTGGCTGATGAGGAGCTTCTGCATTCTTCTACCACAAGAGGGGCTTCAAGGAAGGCAATTGAGTCACTTGCCGATCTCCGGTGAGCGCCGCGTTTTACAGACGAGAAGTCGAGAAATTCATCAACCCATGAGGGTTGTTGTGAAGGTTGTGGTTGgtgttgggtggtggtggtggtggtaggcATCAAACTACTCATGGAAGGTATTCTTTGGTGGGTGAAATTAGGCCAATTGGGTGTCATGTTTGGGATTTTGGGAGGTAATTGTGCCATTCTATGTATACAAAAAATGACACAATTTTAAAGATGGAgatggaaagaaaagagagaaagaattgAATCAAACTAACTACCAACCAAACAACCAATTGACTCTAATCAAAGTCTTGCTATTCCCAAGTTAGGGTGGGAAGTTAGAActaagaagagatgagagagagagagagagagagaaaatggtaACAGCAACAAgtggtctcttcttctttctgttcttgttcttgttcagcttcttctttctcttctctatctcattaaactttgttgctgttgttctctatctctatctatTGATTCTGTTAATCTTCTTTATCCCTAACCCCACCACCTCTTCTCTGaggatgttttttatttttttattttttttatttttttaaaatttttaatatttaatttagTCTATCTTTTTCATAGGCCCAGAGGTTTTGGAGGGGAAGGTCACATGGGAGATTGGGACAGCTAGCTACAGCTGGGAAGGGGTTGGGGTTCTCAACGGTTTTACTGGAAAGTCGCAGTAGTTTAATAACTGGCGGAATCAGTGACCACGTGCCGATGTGACCGTCTGCTTTGCCTCCAAACCTTATACTTATTATAATAATATCTAATAAGTATCACGGAGGATCCTTTCCTCTACGTCTCCCCCTCTAATCTACTTCCCATTCCAATACTCTCTCTCATCGTCACTCATCTTCTACTGTTGGATTTGATACATCAATAATGCTAGCTTTGATCCACATGATGGGATCATCTCTATTTCATCAAACCCATTTCCTAGATTGATTGATTATAGCTACATTGTGTAGAGCAAATGGGTCACAAGCATTTGATATACATTGTGTGTGGTACTTGGCTGCGCGTGTGTAGCAATCATTTTTTCCCATTTATATATGGATAATGGAGCACATTCTCTGTTTTgggagcgtggcccctgcaccaacaTGGGGAACCATCAATAAGGTGgcatttctgcctttcataggGGCGAAgaggtcattttgcccacccttTGTGTCTAGATGCAACACATATCCTCCCAAACCGTGCCTTTTCCCTTTATATATATGGGAAGAACACTGCCCGATTGTGTGGCTCCTACACCAGTGTAGGGCCAATGAGGGGACGCACAAGGGCATCAACTATGGAgggtttttcattttgtaagagatggggtggtcatttctgggATGTGTCTGGGCATAAGCTACACATGACTAGGCAACGTTTGTTTTCCCTATATTCCCTacatatatagggaaaaagaacactaactaGTCGTGTGGTTTTTGCGCCAAACACAGGACCATGTGAAATTACTATTCAAccctcaataaaataaaataatcccattttgACAGATCCCGGCCActatgcatgctctcattgaccccatACTGGTGCAAACACTACACGACCAAATAGTGATCTCTttccatacatatatatatatatgccacTGTGCCTATAGTGGCAAGGGTGGCAAGGGTCATTttaaaaggaggaagagagagatagacataatAGACGTTACTTTACAGTACACTGGCGATTTGCCCAactttttttcatatatatatatttggacAAGATATTGGTACATGGTCATATAGCCCCTACACCAGCATGGGGGCCAATAAGAACACACATGGGTATTAGCTtggatgatattttttttttattttagtgggGGCTGAATTGTAATTATGCAAGCTATTTGTCTGGGTACAGGAACCATGTGACTGGatagtgttctttttttctatATAATTAATGTGAAAAAGATTACTACGTTGTCCTTGTAGAGATTCTTTTATACCATTTTCATATGAAAAACAATGGAACTCACACTGACGTTCTCTCTTATATTTTGATCGTGTAGATTTTATTTAAATCCCATATCAATGATATCATTGTGTAACATGCAAATTCTTTTTTACACGCTGTTCTTGTAGGAAACCCTATCCCTAAATATAAAAAAGTTGTAATTTATAATTGTACAATAGGAGGTGTAGGATTAAGGAGGTTGTTGAGTtgtgaagaggaagaggaacttgaaacttgaaagggtCATATCATAAATATCATATGctccgcctcctcctcctcccatgTGAAATGCTTGCATGCCCCCCACCTTCCTTTGCTTTGTCTCCAAACCAGGCCTCACATGGTGGCTATATGTGGCtcaccttttttttaaatttattaactTCCCTCACCTCCTCTCACTGCACTTTCTGGGTAACTTCGAGACAATATCAAATTGGCATCTGTGGATTAATTGGGAAGTTGTTTTTGGGAGACAATAATAATGATTAGATAAAAGATGGATCAAAATTAAGTAAGTCCCTATCGGTGCCCccgagtgttttttttttttttttttttttttgggttaaaagaGCCTTCTGTAGACTGGACTCTACCGACAATTaaagattttggattctctgattttctgtttctctctcagATTAAGGTGATAAGGTGTAAGGAAAAAGGACCACCAAATGGATGGACCACTACTGCAAACTCCCCTTAAACATCACATGGATTTGGATCATCTTATAGATCTAAGGTCCACAATGTTTAATCTGTTGGCCCAAAAATCGAGGATTGATGGGTCTTTTTGccgtttgttttggttttggtggctAACATCCATAATCCACCATTCAAGAATCTGATAAAaacatgttctctctctctctctctctctctctcattaatgGAGATTTATTCTTTTAGTGGAGTTTGAGTTCCCAAAGAAAATTCTGGTCTACCGTACAAGGAAGAGTAGAGGAAGGACGGTTAATTGTATAGTGGAGAAGCATTATTGCATGTGAGAAGAAGGAAAACATGAAGAGACAGCTGTTTTAAAAAGTAGATAAATAAAGCAGGAGtataaaagcagagagagagagagagcgagagagagcaccttttttgttttttggggtaaGAATTGCACCTTATATTGAAAACACAATTTACATGAATGAATTGAACATCGATACATGAACAGTGCAAGGAAAGGGCAGGTGCCAGGTTAGGGGGTTAGTCATCAGGATCAGTACCACTTGCAAAGCCTGCTATTGGCCACTAGGGTTAACTGGATGATCCTCCTCTGTGGTCCATGTGGACATTATTCTTGGATCATATCATACACCTCGTTATTGGGTGACTTTCACTTTCATCTTTGTCATGGACAACCATATCTGTAGTTCAGTGGTTATAGTTCGAAGAACACAGCAACAGGGTCAGCTggtgggggaaggggggaggggggttggaAGTAAGATTGAACATTACTGGGTTGGGCTAAGATTGGCCCCCAACAGACCAGATTGTGATGGCACAGTAAATTTTCGGACTGGCCAACAAGAAATTCGGGCTAAAATTTCATCTCAACCTTGGAGGTTTGGACTTGGCCTTATCCAAAATAAATATCTTGTCTTTCCTCTTTCCATGTCTGCGTATTGAGCTGGAGttcccaaaattcaattataaTAATCAAAGTTTTTATCCTTGGATTAGATTCTGGATTTAGAATGCATTttaaagctgtgtttggtatgcattcaaGGTTGATCTCAAACATTTTGACCCACTATTTATTTAGCATATATTTGTCATCTCATCTTTTCAATCTCAACATTTTGTGGGTCCTGAATATCTCATCCCCTGATGATCTCAACTACAAACGCGGTTAATGAACTTCTGCAgttggtatgattttttggaATATATCTTTGACCTAAAATCTattccaataatgcataccaGATGCAGCCTAAAACTcaatttttctctattttctttatttcttattccagaatgcattttagCACTAGAATCTAATTAAGTTGAAGAAGACAGATTGCACAAGGCTCtcgccattgcggggtctggggaggattaTACTATACACATCCTTACCCTTGCTTCCACAAagaagctgtttccagacttgtgACCATTTggtcataatggagcaaccttaccgttgcaccaaggcccgccctcaggAATTCATATCTCCGCCTAAATAGTAGAAATTGAATCCTGATGAAATACAGAAGTTCCATCCTCTTTGATAGTGGGAATCCAATTCTACAGATTATGTTAGATATCATCTGGAATTACCATTCTCAGATATTTGCAGGAATAGCATTCTATTGGCAGAAGCTAAAACTAATCTGAGTCGATGATAGTAATGTGTATGAGGTATCAGGTGTCCATAAATCTACCATGGCGTTCACAGCTTGTGTCCTTTTAATTTTCCATTGACTGGAAAATAAGTTTTAAGATTTTACAAAAAGAAACTGGTTCCGCATGACAAAACCCATAGACTCGCCTCTTTAACTTATCATTAACTGGAAAATAAagttttagattttagaaagaACAGTACCTGGTCACGTGCCTCCTGCCCCCAAAAACAGGAATGCAAGAAAGTACCACCGTGTCCTCTCATTGGTCCCACGCTGGTGCAGGCACTACTCAAccccttaccaaaaaaaaaaatagttccaCAAGACACCTACAGTTCAATGTCATTTTAAAAGTAGTGCATCTCATGAAGCCCTTCAATGTAAGAAAATGACACCAAAATCCCCAAGCAATAAGCTTCTACAAGAGCCTTAGTTGTTGATATCTATTGGGTAGAATATTTCTATATTGATGGCCTAACTTAAATTTATGAAGCTTGGTATATTCATCTTTAATGGAACCTTGACAGAAGCCTCTGATTAACacaattcaattaaaaaaaaaaaccaatggtATGATTAGGTGTGCAACAGGGTCgagttgggccgggctttataaaacctTAACCCGACCCTGAGTgtccttagctgggcccaggcccaacctgacccgccctcagggttgggttaggctgaccctgattggccctaatcatggggagggggaagggagatgcatgggctgaaCTGGAccgggagaaaattatcaatttatttaatataacactataataaaatatttatatcacttattatcttcatatataatatattataatataaaacaaaatgtgggtgacatttcaagtttataatatatatattatatcaatatatattttatagtataacttaaaacagggttgggttgggccggactttataaaaccctaaccaaaccTTGAGTGTCCTTAGCTGGTCCcaagcctgacccgaccctgactcaaggcctgaAAAATCCCACCCTGACCCgccgccctcagggttgggttaggctgaccttgattggccctaatcatggggagggggaagggagatgcatagGCTGAACTGtaccggggagaaaattatcattttacttaaaataatactataataaaatatttatatcacttattatcttcatatataatatattatataacaaaatgacatttcaagtttataatatatatattatatcaatatatattttatagtataacttaaaacaaggtccgcctgggctgggccaggctcAGGCCGAAGCctcgaccctgactcagggttagAAATTTAAAGCCCTGACCCATCTtcagggccaagatatctcagcccagacccagttcgggctcagggcgggttcgggccgacaaggCCACACTTGCACCTCTAGGTATGATCCGTTCCCCGTGATGATGAGAAAAAGACTACTAGAAAAGAGTTTTTCAACTAGGCTCCTCTCCAGGACCCTAGTGCCCAAGGAGGCATCCAACAGCACTGGGTCGCTGGGACCACAGGGATGTGTGCCCAGCAGGCATCCCAGTGTGCCCAGATCTGATGGATGCCCCTggactccctggagaggagccctatccattttacacctattttttttttcctttgggggtttggggggggggtgttcgaCGATCATCTATTTATTCAATGCACTATAGATTGCTTCCTGAATAGTAATAAACAATTAATCCAAAACAGGAGAAGATGTCAAAAGTATCAATCCCATTCTTctaattgttttcttttcttttacaaGCTGCTGCTGTAATCAGGTTGATTAGATGGGATTGGGAACACAATCCAATCCCTCATAAATGGATCTAATTAGACATTTTAACAAAGAGCTATTTAGTTCAAAATGAACCTAAATCTTTCGTTAGCTTCTTTTTGACTAAACCTCTAATCAGCTTCTAagtaaagaaatcaaaattcaaagagGCCCAATACAAACAGAAGAGAACCAATACACTCGAGGGCTTCCGCATATAAGTATGCCTTAGCGATAACCCCTTCCTCTTCCACGTCCACCCCACCCCCTGCCTCTTCCACTACTTCTTCCACCACGAGACAACCCTTCCAATGCCCTGTTGACAAGCTGGTGCTGCACACCACCATCACCTCTTCCTTTCTTCGTTGCAGAGTTGCCTGAACCATTAGTGGCAGTAGCCATTCGCTTTGCACTGCAACGGAATGACATAAATTAGctaacagaaaataaagaacatgAAACAAGAGAAAAAACATGAGACAATGATAAAGGAAAAGTTCTCCCTACCCTGCCGCAGCAGCAGTTGAAGGTGTAGACGGTTTCACTGCTTCTTTCCATGACAAATTGATTTTCTTATCCCCAGCAAATGAAGGTGATTTTGAATGCAGTGgctgaaataaaaagaaattaagaaaatcaATACAAGCATGGATACGGGTCATGCATACATGAACAGGAAACTATTTCCTCCATTCACCTGTGTCATTGCCAGTATATTATTGCAGGTTCTTAATCCTGTTGTGGTATTCTGCTTTTTCGTTTTCTGCAGAGAATATGGTATAATCATAAGTTAAATTAACCAGATAGCTACACAAGAGACTGCAACCTCCCAAGAAGAAACTCACAATGCTAGCCTTTGCTTCATCAGTCTTAGCAGCTGCCATTGCCTTGCCATGTTCCGCCATCCCCTGAGTTAATTTCTTCATGGTAGCCCTAGCTAATTCCTCCACATTACTCAGCCTGCACCATCAACAACAGTAACAATGTCAATTAAATTATTTCTGAAATGTCGGAAATACCATTTCTCCACCTATATGAAGTTCAATGTTGCCACCTAAGTCACTTGATGAGTCATATATTGCTTCTATTCTTTGTCAGGAGTTATAtttattacatattttaatattttcctGCACTTTAAGAAAGAGTATGGGTTTGTTGCTATGAGCCTATGCCAAACCAGCCAAGCATTGCTGTTTTGAAATGACTCAAGCACAGTCGCTGAGTTGACAACGCAGAAAGTTTCCATACGTTCCCCAGAGCATCTCTTTCTACATTGCAACTGCAAGTTTCATCAAGAGCCATATGCCATGTGGAAGAACACTTTTCCAGGATTGTTTATTCAAGAAAAattcacatttttttagatCTTTTCGTAATTCCAACAAGTGCCCTGGCCTTTCATTGTAAATCTATAcatgaaaaaatacaaagaaatacaaagatgtttttatcctttttcttgCAGTTAATCAAGGGTTGGTTTCCCAAACGGAAACTATAATTAACGGAAGCTTGTTCACGACTTCAGGAAGATGGGTCCCCACAATCAAACAATCAAACAATCAACTCATCCAACACGATGAGAGAATTGGCAAAGAAATCGAACAAAAAAGCCGGAAAGACTTGTCATAGGAACATTAAAAGGTCTCTTTCTATCTCCTCTTGAATAGGAAACTTGGAAGTATTATTTTACGAGTACGTCTCACATTGAATGGTAGGTGTATAGTACTTTAGTGAAGATCTTGATGAGCTCTACAGAAGTCAGCGCCTACAGTGCtgatgtatgcactttttggcCATTCTGACGAGTTTTGAAGGCGAAACGGCCCGTCGAAGAACCACCAAAACACTTTTtggactgagatcaggcttcatcAATAACACTGTCGTGGACGAGTATATGTCGTCTCGCAAGGGCTTTGTGCATTCACAGACACCCTAACCTTTCGAGTCTCAGGCTGGTGGGGTTAATGATGAGAACCCTAAGTTGTCAGGTTTGGGTACTggtagtggtgatggtgatggtacttgtagtgatgatggtgatgggggtatcaccttagttagtaagttcgggaacgacaattgaacgggaacggatacgtacggcaat
This window encodes:
- the LOC122651036 gene encoding basic leucine zipper 61-like; translation: MAQLPPKIPNMTPNWPNFTHQRIPSMSSLMPTTTTTTQHQPQPSQQPSWVDEFLDFSSVKRGAHRRSASDSIAFLEAPLVVEECRSSSSATLRPTNNEFDRLDDEQLMSMFSDDISANVPPTVSSSNPSTPSDHNSINDDKHTPSDQHLKNDSAEVQSSCKPDPPPPPPPPPTSANGDPIVDPKRVKRILANRQSAQRSRVRKLQYISELERSVTSLQTEVSALSPRVAFLDHQRLVLNVDNSALKQRIAALAQDKIFKDAHQEALKKEIERLRHVYHQQNLKKMSNNTPTTTTTTTNTTAPPSDTHGGHVDKGRQLIN